The Halobacterium sp. CBA1132 genome has a segment encoding these proteins:
- a CDS encoding 30S ribosomal protein S13, with protein MSSEEQDADEDIQYFVRIGQTDLDGTKSVERALAELDGIGRRVSRVVAENADVDRTATIGRLDDDIIDDIKTAVNEFADHAPEWLTNRRNDFYSGETQHVTGNDVNLTRDQDINRMQMIRSYKGIRHERGQKVRGQRTKSTGRTEGTIGVNVEAIKEEQAEEAAGEEE; from the coding sequence ATGAGTTCGGAAGAACAAGACGCGGACGAGGACATTCAGTACTTCGTCCGCATCGGGCAGACAGACCTCGACGGTACCAAGTCCGTCGAGCGTGCGCTCGCGGAACTCGACGGCATCGGCCGACGAGTCTCGCGAGTCGTCGCGGAGAACGCGGATGTCGACCGCACCGCGACGATTGGCCGTCTTGATGACGACATCATCGACGACATCAAGACAGCCGTCAACGAGTTCGCAGACCACGCTCCGGAGTGGCTCACGAACCGTCGGAACGACTTTTACTCCGGCGAGACCCAGCACGTCACCGGCAACGACGTCAACCTGACGCGCGACCAGGACATCAATCGGATGCAGATGATTCGGTCCTACAAGGGCATCCGACACGAGCGCGGACAGAAGGTCCGCGGTCAGCGCACCAAGTCCACCGGTCGTACGGAAGGTACCATCGGCGTCAACGTCGAGGCTATCAAGGAAGAACAGGCAGAAGAAGCAGCGGGTGAGGAAGAATAA
- a CDS encoding DNA-directed RNA polymerase subunit D codes for MSTDFDVEFIDRDEREARFVVRNITPAFANGIRRAIIADVPTLSIDSVRFVENSSVMFDEQLALRLGLVPLTTPEDFAEGDTVTLALDVEGPGTAYSGDLVCQDPEVAAADENIPIIELKDDQRLELEADAELGYGRDHAKHQGGVAVGYRHLQRVNVVGDADEYADEEPQMLRGVLEEDGELVPTDDFDNDLTNRYPGKELEVEDVPGAFVFHVESDGSMPVTELVLRAVDSLVDRADELEQAVQI; via the coding sequence ATGAGCACGGACTTCGACGTCGAATTCATCGACCGCGACGAACGGGAAGCCCGGTTCGTCGTTCGCAACATCACGCCGGCGTTCGCGAACGGTATTCGGCGAGCGATTATCGCCGACGTTCCGACGCTGTCTATCGACAGCGTCCGGTTCGTCGAGAACTCCAGTGTGATGTTCGACGAACAGCTCGCGCTGCGCCTCGGCCTCGTCCCGCTGACGACGCCCGAGGACTTCGCGGAGGGTGACACGGTCACGCTCGCGCTCGACGTCGAGGGCCCGGGGACGGCGTACTCCGGGGACCTGGTCTGTCAGGACCCCGAAGTGGCAGCCGCCGACGAGAACATCCCCATCATCGAGCTCAAAGACGACCAGCGTCTCGAACTGGAGGCCGACGCGGAACTCGGCTACGGCCGCGACCACGCCAAACACCAAGGCGGCGTCGCGGTCGGCTACCGACACCTCCAGCGCGTGAACGTCGTCGGCGACGCCGACGAGTACGCCGACGAGGAGCCACAGATGCTCCGCGGCGTTCTCGAGGAGGACGGCGAACTCGTGCCGACCGACGACTTCGACAACGACCTCACGAACCGGTACCCCGGCAAGGAGCTCGAAGTCGAGGACGTCCCCGGCGCGTTCGTCTTCCACGTCGAATCCGACGGCTCGATGCCCGTAACAGAGCTAGTTCTCCGAGCAGTCGACTCCCTGGTCGACCGCGCGGACGAACTCGAACAGGCAGTCCAAATATAA
- the moaA gene encoding GTP 3',8-cyclase MoaA produces MLSDSFGREVSGVRVSLTDRCNFDCVYCHNEGLGDTRGPMDPRDHEMSADDVVRFLEVVEEFGVEKVKLTGGEPMLRDDLEEIIRRTPDSMEVSMTTNGTFLPGRAEDLVDAGLERVNVSQDALDAEDFKALTKSGAYEKVLEGVRAAVDAGLDPVKLNMVVFRKTAGYVPEMVDHVAENDALQLQLIEYMPEIAGHPEWAVDIDDVHDWLEERADRVEHREMHDRRRYYVNGGVASDASDTSSDESDGGMVEIVDPVGNEEFCANCHRVRVTHEGYLKGCLNRNDDLRSMGEMSRDEIREAFRETVENRVPYYGEYMVEDGDGGWEVNDDYVEVYADGGTDHTN; encoded by the coding sequence ATGCTCTCGGACTCGTTCGGGCGCGAGGTCTCCGGCGTCCGGGTCTCCCTGACGGACCGCTGTAACTTCGACTGTGTCTACTGCCACAACGAGGGGCTGGGGGACACGCGCGGGCCGATGGACCCACGGGACCACGAGATGAGCGCGGACGACGTGGTGCGGTTCCTCGAAGTCGTCGAGGAGTTCGGCGTCGAGAAGGTGAAACTCACTGGCGGCGAGCCGATGCTCCGGGACGACCTCGAAGAGATTATTCGACGCACTCCGGATTCGATGGAGGTGTCGATGACGACCAACGGGACGTTCCTCCCGGGACGCGCCGAGGACCTCGTGGACGCGGGCCTCGAACGAGTGAACGTCTCTCAGGACGCGCTGGACGCCGAGGACTTCAAGGCGCTCACGAAGAGCGGCGCCTACGAGAAGGTCCTCGAAGGCGTGCGGGCGGCCGTCGACGCCGGGCTGGACCCCGTGAAACTGAACATGGTCGTGTTCCGGAAGACGGCGGGCTACGTGCCGGAGATGGTCGACCACGTCGCGGAGAACGACGCGCTCCAACTCCAGCTCATCGAGTACATGCCGGAAATCGCGGGCCACCCGGAGTGGGCCGTCGACATCGACGACGTCCACGACTGGCTCGAAGAGCGCGCGGACCGCGTCGAACACCGCGAGATGCACGACCGACGGCGGTACTACGTGAACGGTGGTGTCGCGAGCGACGCGAGCGACACCTCGTCGGACGAGTCCGACGGTGGGATGGTCGAAATCGTCGACCCCGTCGGCAACGAGGAGTTCTGCGCGAACTGCCACCGCGTGCGCGTGACACACGAAGGCTACCTGAAGGGGTGTCTGAACCGCAACGACGACCTGCGGTCGATGGGCGAGATGTCGAGGGACGAGATTCGCGAGGCGTTCCGCGAGACCGTCGAGAACCGCGTGCCGTACTACGGCGAGTACATGGTCGAGGACGGCGACGGCGGCTGGGAGGTCAACGACGACTACGTCGAAGTGTATGCGGACGGCGGCACCGACCACACGAACTGA
- a CDS encoding thiamine pyrophosphate-dependent enzyme, which yields MSKAFSAIGEDREVERDEFTPGIEPQPTWCPGCGDFGVLKALKGAMAELGKDPEEVLLCTGIGCSGKLNSYFESYGFHTIHGRSLPVARAAKLANDGVEVVAAGGDGDGYGIGGNHFMHTARENHDMTYIVFNNEVFGLTKGQTSPTSPKGHKSKTQPHGSAKDPIRPLSLSLTSGASFVARTAAVNPNQAQEIIVEAIEHDGFSHVDFLTQCPTWNKDAKQYVPYVDVQDSDDYDFDITDRREAAELMHETEDALYEGTVLTGRYYKDEERNSYQQEKQQRGDMPEEPLAERYFDEDYDWERSYDIIDRHK from the coding sequence ATGAGTAAAGCGTTCAGCGCAATCGGAGAGGATCGGGAGGTCGAACGGGACGAGTTCACGCCCGGCATCGAGCCGCAGCCGACGTGGTGTCCTGGCTGCGGTGACTTCGGCGTCCTGAAGGCGCTGAAGGGTGCGATGGCGGAACTCGGCAAGGACCCCGAAGAGGTCCTGCTGTGTACCGGTATCGGCTGCTCCGGGAAGCTCAACAGCTACTTCGAGAGCTACGGCTTCCACACGATTCACGGTCGGTCGCTCCCCGTGGCCCGCGCCGCGAAGCTCGCCAACGACGGCGTCGAAGTCGTGGCGGCGGGCGGCGACGGCGACGGCTACGGCATCGGCGGGAACCACTTCATGCACACCGCCCGGGAGAACCACGACATGACCTACATCGTGTTCAACAACGAGGTCTTCGGACTCACGAAGGGCCAGACGTCGCCGACGTCGCCGAAGGGCCACAAGTCGAAGACCCAGCCTCACGGCTCCGCGAAGGACCCGATTCGTCCGCTCTCCCTGAGTCTGACGTCCGGTGCGTCCTTCGTCGCTCGCACGGCGGCCGTGAACCCGAATCAGGCCCAGGAAATCATCGTGGAAGCCATCGAGCACGACGGCTTCTCCCACGTCGACTTCCTGACCCAGTGCCCGACGTGGAACAAGGACGCCAAGCAGTACGTCCCCTACGTCGACGTGCAGGACAGCGACGACTACGACTTCGACATCACCGACCGCCGCGAGGCGGCCGAACTGATGCACGAGACCGAGGACGCCCTCTACGAGGGCACCGTCCTCACCGGTCGCTACTACAAGGACGAGGAGCGCAACTCCTACCAGCAGGAGAAGCAGCAGCGCGGCGACATGCCCGAGGAACCCCTCGCGGAGCGGTACTTCGACGAGGACTACGACTGGGAGCGCTCGTACGACATCATCGACCGCCACAAATGA
- a CDS encoding 30S ribosomal protein S11, with product MADDTKWGIAHIHASFNNTIMTVTDETGAETLAKSSGGTVVKQNRDEASPYAAMQMAEQLAEDVLDQGIDKVHVRVRGPGGNLQRSPGPGAQAAIRALARAGLEIGRIEDVTPVPHDGTRPPKNSGY from the coding sequence ATGGCTGACGACACCAAATGGGGCATCGCGCACATCCACGCCTCGTTCAACAACACCATCATGACGGTCACCGACGAGACGGGCGCCGAGACGCTCGCAAAGTCGAGTGGCGGTACCGTGGTGAAGCAGAACCGTGACGAGGCGTCGCCGTACGCCGCGATGCAGATGGCCGAACAGCTCGCCGAAGACGTCTTAGACCAGGGCATCGACAAAGTGCACGTTCGCGTGCGCGGCCCCGGTGGTAACCTCCAGCGCAGCCCGGGTCCGGGCGCGCAGGCCGCCATCCGCGCGCTCGCTCGCGCCGGTCTCGAAATCGGCCGCATCGAGGACGTGACCCCCGTCCCCCACGACGGGACGCGTCCGCCGAAGAACAGCGGGTACTAA
- a CDS encoding 50S ribosomal protein L18e gives MSKTSPRLSSLIAELKSVARDSGTDVWHDVAGRLEKPRRTHAEVNLSRIERYANEDETVVVPGKVLGSGALRKSVTVAAVDFSGSAKTKIEHADGEAVHLEQAVEQNPEGSDVRVMR, from the coding sequence ATGAGTAAGACAAGTCCGAGACTCAGCAGTCTCATCGCCGAACTGAAGTCCGTCGCCCGAGATTCGGGCACGGACGTCTGGCACGACGTCGCGGGTCGGCTGGAGAAGCCGCGCCGCACGCACGCCGAGGTGAACCTGAGTCGCATCGAACGTTACGCGAACGAGGACGAGACCGTCGTCGTCCCCGGCAAAGTGCTGGGGTCCGGCGCGCTTCGAAAGTCCGTCACCGTTGCTGCCGTGGATTTCTCCGGCAGCGCGAAGACGAAAATCGAGCACGCCGACGGCGAGGCCGTCCATCTGGAACAGGCAGTCGAACAGAACCCCGAAGGATCCGACGTGCGGGTGATGCGATGA
- a CDS encoding Mrp/NBP35 family ATP-binding protein, with protein MNEDDVLDLLRDVEDPSLDDDIVSLGLVNDLDVDGDKVTLSLALGAPYSPTETDIAGRVREVLSDAGLEPDLTAAIADRNGGDVLPGVKNVIAVASGKGGVGKSTVAVNLAAGLSDRGARVGLFDADIYGPNVPRMVDADDHPRATESDTIVPPERHGMKLMSMAFMVGDDDPVIWRGPMVHKVLTQLVEDVEWGNLDYLIVDLPPGTGDTQLTMLQTVPLTGAVVVTTPQDVAVDDARKGLRMFGRHDTTVLGIAENMSGFVCPDCGGTHDIFGSGGGQDFADENELPFLGSIPLDPSVRQGGDSGEPVVLDDDNQTGEAFREFVAETADMIGLVHRRSASQPAKH; from the coding sequence ATGAACGAAGACGACGTGCTGGACCTCCTCCGCGACGTCGAGGACCCCTCCCTCGACGACGACATCGTCTCCCTCGGCCTCGTCAACGACCTCGACGTCGACGGCGACAAAGTCACGCTCTCGCTCGCACTCGGCGCCCCCTACTCGCCGACCGAAACCGACATTGCCGGCCGCGTCCGCGAAGTCCTCTCCGACGCCGGCCTCGAACCCGACCTCACCGCCGCCATCGCCGACCGCAACGGCGGCGATGTCCTCCCCGGCGTCAAGAACGTCATCGCGGTCGCCTCCGGCAAAGGCGGCGTCGGCAAGTCCACTGTCGCCGTCAACCTCGCGGCCGGGCTCTCCGACCGCGGCGCCCGCGTCGGCCTCTTCGACGCCGACATCTACGGCCCCAACGTCCCCCGCATGGTCGACGCCGACGACCACCCACGAGCCACCGAGAGCGACACCATCGTCCCGCCCGAGCGCCACGGCATGAAACTCATGAGTATGGCGTTCATGGTCGGCGACGACGACCCCGTCATCTGGCGCGGCCCCATGGTCCACAAGGTCCTCACGCAACTCGTCGAAGACGTCGAATGGGGGAACCTCGACTACCTCATCGTCGACCTCCCACCGGGCACCGGCGACACCCAACTCACCATGCTCCAGACGGTTCCGCTCACCGGCGCCGTCGTCGTCACCACTCCGCAGGACGTCGCCGTCGACGACGCCCGCAAAGGACTACGCATGTTCGGTCGGCACGACACCACCGTCCTCGGCATCGCCGAGAACATGAGCGGGTTCGTCTGCCCCGACTGCGGCGGCACCCACGACATCTTCGGCAGCGGCGGCGGCCAAGACTTCGCCGACGAGAACGAACTCCCGTTCCTCGGCTCCATCCCGCTCGACCCCAGCGTCCGCCAAGGCGGCGACAGCGGCGAACCAGTCGTCCTCGACGACGACAACCAGACCGGCGAAGCGTTCCGCGAGTTCGTCGCGGAAACCGCGGACATGATCGGCCTCGTCCACCGGCGCAGCGCCAGCCAACCGGCGAAACACTGA
- a CDS encoding PKD domain-containing protein, which produces MKADWLFTACLVIAAVTTAGIAPTNGTATANEAPLADAGLDQTVTRATTVYLDAGGSRDPDGTIRHYEWTVTAESGDATNATTPQCQNCQQTNFEAEATGTYRVTLKVIDDDGATANDTLYVTVEPGDPPAVSLAGPTATTTSEPVRFTADANAGNAPLDRLVWRVDGERVTTDAIAGDANTTTRTVRFPTTGTHAVSVTVIDEDGQRDNAKTSISVTEPSNTGTTTGGSGGNPDNADIVGPQLVTGHGELVADYELTNGVSGSWFQDGRRVGIGTSTTRLLTAGTHELYAATDAGVATFADGSRTIVADPAPKLTTVEVENASVVPVTIDATDDYGNLHTVTVHVDGESVETHTTDNLGGRVSGDSLTTITYLESLEPGTHTITVRARDARGQTDVAIRTVNVPGPPEVVSAGFVQEGPLDQYHPRIDESRYTATYRVKVDLNGVEPDEIESTIRMPGTKWSSNLIKESKSENMLVLKKSTYRDEVRPIESSSKVAWRIDDYTNRTNDSIQVTFAPPEIQIETVDPQTEHNRIKGMVLDAGGSFDPDGSPVDYHWQGVDSNQHEDSQIALSATSVIWLQVVDGQHQKTNSSGLLDWFAPDLIEATIEDTGPFYPNETVTVSVYSERYYLTKMTYENATSFKVRPERGYVTDHTLFKEQPGELDDPDPEAMGRHHRWTVEIPAKAFRDGPINLSSYPTEHPHMEYNTTVPQPVVYASAYREVTDVSTTISYLVERPEYTNRRTTNGAVRDNLMDSGYEVRQVDDTGREYQLEKYVKTNPAKYDVDQTRFYEQGRRGFFLESNPEWSAKGTTTETQTWTTTETEWRSDRGGTGTFTGDTRQQKIRDARYRTEKKYSYETTEYYETSVSYEDTYTTTETEIVLKEKCGMFGCMVYQTRETVEEEHTVTRTKEVTRSRTVEETYWSTRPRSITHDYTGELRRVTVREPEYERQYEYEVERQHSKTRTVYLAENRTLVEPASYEWQPWKTVHGRFQAQSAAKSADVHISGISLSKQWTLSKQTGTKTVETSSPRDRSSVSRTIGRADVTLTKYYAREGTKQLPEMESQDIYRTVKHTEGGLFDVEKIEDILTEKVEEKYGE; this is translated from the coding sequence GTGAAAGCAGATTGGTTGTTCACCGCGTGTCTCGTCATCGCGGCCGTTACGACCGCTGGAATCGCCCCCACGAACGGTACCGCCACCGCCAACGAAGCGCCGCTCGCCGACGCCGGCCTCGACCAGACGGTAACTCGCGCCACGACCGTCTACCTCGACGCCGGCGGGTCCCGCGACCCCGACGGAACAATCCGACACTACGAGTGGACCGTCACCGCGGAGTCCGGCGACGCGACGAACGCCACGACGCCACAGTGCCAGAACTGCCAGCAGACCAACTTCGAAGCAGAAGCCACCGGCACGTACCGCGTCACCCTCAAAGTCATCGACGACGACGGTGCCACGGCGAACGACACTCTCTACGTCACCGTCGAACCCGGCGACCCACCCGCCGTGTCGCTCGCTGGACCAACAGCGACGACGACTAGCGAACCCGTCAGATTCACCGCCGACGCAAACGCCGGTAACGCGCCCCTCGACCGACTCGTCTGGCGCGTCGACGGCGAACGCGTCACAACTGACGCGATTGCTGGCGACGCGAACACCACGACACGAACTGTCCGGTTCCCGACCACCGGAACGCACGCCGTCTCCGTCACCGTAATCGACGAAGACGGCCAGCGAGACAACGCCAAAACGTCCATTAGCGTCACCGAACCCTCGAATACAGGCACGACAACCGGTGGCTCGGGCGGAAATCCCGATAATGCCGACATTGTCGGTCCGCAGCTCGTGACCGGGCACGGCGAACTCGTCGCCGACTACGAACTCACGAACGGCGTCTCCGGCTCGTGGTTCCAAGACGGGCGACGAGTCGGCATTGGAACCAGCACCACGCGTTTGCTCACTGCAGGTACTCACGAACTATACGCGGCGACTGACGCCGGTGTCGCCACGTTCGCGGACGGCAGCCGAACTATCGTTGCCGACCCGGCACCCAAACTGACGACTGTCGAAGTCGAAAATGCTAGTGTCGTCCCCGTCACTATCGACGCCACGGACGACTACGGGAACCTCCACACTGTGACCGTGCACGTGGACGGAGAATCGGTCGAGACGCACACCACAGACAATCTCGGTGGCCGCGTTAGCGGGGACAGCCTAACCACGATCACGTACCTCGAGTCCCTCGAACCAGGAACCCACACGATTACCGTCCGGGCACGTGACGCCCGCGGTCAGACCGACGTCGCCATTCGTACTGTCAACGTTCCGGGACCACCCGAAGTCGTCTCGGCTGGATTCGTACAAGAGGGCCCGCTCGACCAGTATCATCCACGCATCGACGAATCACGGTACACGGCTACGTATCGGGTTAAGGTCGACCTGAACGGGGTCGAGCCAGATGAAATAGAATCAACGATACGTATGCCAGGAACCAAGTGGAGTTCCAACCTCATCAAAGAATCAAAATCGGAGAATATGTTGGTTCTGAAGAAATCCACATATAGAGACGAAGTCAGACCCATTGAATCGAGTTCTAAGGTGGCTTGGCGCATTGATGACTATACGAACAGAACTAACGACTCAATTCAGGTTACTTTCGCTCCGCCAGAAATCCAGATTGAGACTGTTGACCCGCAGACCGAGCACAATCGGATAAAAGGGATGGTTCTCGATGCGGGTGGGTCGTTCGACCCCGACGGCTCGCCGGTAGACTACCACTGGCAAGGAGTCGATAGCAATCAGCATGAAGACTCCCAAATAGCTCTTTCAGCTACCAGCGTCATATGGCTGCAAGTGGTGGATGGGCAACACCAGAAAACCAATTCGTCGGGCTTGTTAGATTGGTTTGCCCCAGATCTAATCGAGGCCACGATCGAGGATACGGGACCGTTCTACCCGAACGAGACAGTTACTGTCTCGGTATATTCTGAGCGGTACTATCTGACAAAGATGACGTACGAGAATGCCACCTCGTTCAAAGTTCGTCCGGAGCGGGGATACGTAACCGATCATACGCTCTTCAAGGAGCAACCGGGCGAACTTGATGACCCAGATCCAGAGGCTATGGGACGACATCATCGATGGACCGTCGAGATTCCTGCGAAAGCGTTCCGTGACGGCCCGATTAACCTCTCGTCGTACCCCACAGAGCACCCCCACATGGAGTACAACACGACGGTGCCTCAGCCAGTGGTGTACGCGTCTGCGTACCGCGAGGTAACAGATGTCTCGACGACGATATCGTATCTGGTCGAACGTCCCGAATACACGAACCGACGAACGACCAACGGGGCCGTTCGCGATAACCTGATGGATTCTGGATACGAGGTTCGGCAAGTAGACGACACGGGTCGCGAGTACCAGTTAGAGAAGTACGTGAAGACCAATCCCGCGAAATACGACGTAGACCAGACGCGGTTCTACGAGCAGGGTCGACGAGGATTTTTCCTCGAATCGAATCCAGAGTGGTCCGCGAAGGGGACGACGACAGAAACGCAAACGTGGACCACGACAGAAACAGAGTGGCGGTCAGATAGAGGTGGTACTGGGACGTTTACCGGGGACACCCGTCAGCAAAAGATCAGAGATGCTCGATACCGAACCGAGAAGAAGTACAGCTACGAGACGACCGAGTACTACGAGACGAGCGTCAGTTACGAGGACACGTACACCACCACAGAGACTGAAATCGTCCTCAAAGAGAAGTGCGGTATGTTCGGCTGCATGGTGTACCAGACGAGGGAGACAGTAGAGGAGGAACACACGGTCACCCGAACGAAGGAAGTCACGCGAAGTAGAACAGTCGAAGAAACATACTGGTCGACACGCCCCCGAAGCATCACTCACGACTACACCGGTGAGCTTCGGCGAGTCACCGTCCGCGAACCGGAGTACGAACGCCAGTACGAGTACGAAGTGGAACGCCAGCACTCCAAGACTAGAACAGTGTACTTGGCGGAGAACCGAACTCTAGTCGAGCCTGCATCGTACGAATGGCAACCGTGGAAGACGGTTCACGGGCGGTTCCAAGCGCAGAGCGCGGCGAAGTCTGCAGACGTGCACATCAGTGGAATTTCACTGAGCAAGCAGTGGACGCTCAGCAAGCAGACTGGAACGAAGACGGTGGAAACAAGCTCCCCCAGAGATCGTAGCTCGGTTTCGAGAACCATCGGCCGAGCAGACGTCACGCTCACCAAGTACTACGCACGCGAAGGCACGAAACAACTGCCAGAGATGGAGAGTCAGGATATCTACCGGACGGTCAAACATACCGAGGGCGGGCTATTCGATGTAGAAAAGATTGAAGATATATTAACCGAGAAAGTTGAGGAAAAGTATGGCGAGTAA
- a CDS encoding 30S ribosomal protein S4 codes for MALPGENTKFYETPNHPYQGERISEESDLVSRYGLKNKEELWRAQSELRNFRREARRLLGRTEAVSGEEFVSRLQRIGVLSNQESLDDVLSLDVTDVLERRLQTVVYREGLANTVGQARQFISHGHITVDGSRVTEPSYKVDVSEEDAIAFDERSDLTDELHPARAGAQE; via the coding sequence ATGGCGCTCCCAGGTGAGAACACCAAGTTCTACGAGACGCCGAATCACCCGTATCAGGGCGAACGCATCTCCGAGGAGAGCGACCTCGTCTCCCGGTACGGCCTGAAGAACAAGGAGGAACTCTGGCGTGCGCAGTCCGAACTGCGCAACTTCCGCCGCGAGGCGCGCCGCCTGCTCGGCCGCACGGAGGCCGTCAGCGGCGAGGAGTTCGTCTCGCGCCTGCAGCGCATCGGCGTGCTCTCCAATCAGGAGAGCCTCGACGACGTCCTGTCGCTCGACGTGACGGATGTCCTCGAACGCCGCCTGCAGACGGTCGTCTACCGCGAGGGTCTCGCGAACACTGTCGGGCAAGCCCGTCAGTTCATCTCCCACGGCCACATCACGGTCGACGGGAGTCGCGTCACGGAACCCTCCTACAAGGTCGACGTCTCCGAGGAGGACGCCATCGCGTTCGACGAACGAAGCGACCTCACAGACGAACTGCACCCGGCTCGCGCCGGTGCACAGGAGTAA
- a CDS encoding 2-oxoacid:acceptor oxidoreductase subunit alpha: MTDDELIWRVAGGSGDGIDSTSQNFAKALMRSGLDVFTHRHYPSRIRGGHTYVEIRARDENVTSRGDGYNFLLALGDSFARNPSEHAVYGDEEVKPLSENLDDLREGGVIVYDEGLLDVEDVPNFEERAEENNWHVYPLDLRSLAKEHGREVMRNTAGVGATAALVDMDLDHIEDLMSDAMGGEILEQNLEVLHDAYEQVNDIDDQPDLTVPKGDHDEEQVLVSGSHGIAYAAIDAGCRFISGYPMTPWTDVFTIMTNLLPDMGGISEQVEDEIAAAALAVGASHSGVKSMSGSSGGGFALMSEPLGLAEMTETPLVLLEAMRAGPSTGMPTKPEQADLEHILYTSQGDSHRVAFGPSDPKECYEQTRTAFELAYDYQIPAIVVYDQKLSGEYRNVDASFFDRDPKPDLGSTLTEDEIAEAAHDETGKFERFRTDGVEDGVSPRSIPGQSGGRYLASGNEHWPTGHIAEDPDNRVAQVERRLQKLDAIRDDLDDRDQQVVYGDEDADFGLIVWGSQQGTVEEAVARMNDDGNAVKALGVSDLAPFPVERVREFVDSVDEAIVVEMSSTKQFRGLIQKEVGDFGGKLSSLLKYNGNPFEPAEIVEAVELEQDGGGEPTAQTTLEPATGD; encoded by the coding sequence ATGACTGATGATGAACTCATTTGGCGAGTGGCGGGGGGTTCCGGCGACGGAATCGACTCCACGAGCCAGAACTTCGCGAAGGCGTTGATGCGTTCGGGCCTCGACGTCTTCACGCACCGACACTACCCGTCCCGCATCCGCGGCGGCCACACGTACGTCGAGATTCGTGCGCGGGACGAGAACGTAACGTCGCGCGGCGACGGTTACAACTTCCTGCTCGCGCTCGGGGACTCGTTCGCACGCAACCCCAGCGAGCACGCCGTCTACGGCGACGAGGAAGTGAAGCCGCTCTCCGAGAACCTCGACGACCTCCGCGAGGGCGGGGTCATCGTCTACGACGAGGGCCTCCTCGACGTAGAGGACGTCCCGAACTTCGAGGAGCGCGCCGAGGAGAACAACTGGCACGTCTATCCGCTCGACCTCCGGTCGCTCGCCAAAGAGCACGGCCGCGAGGTCATGCGCAACACCGCGGGCGTGGGCGCGACGGCCGCGCTCGTCGACATGGACCTCGACCACATCGAGGACCTGATGTCGGACGCGATGGGCGGCGAGATTCTCGAACAGAACCTCGAAGTCCTCCACGACGCCTACGAGCAGGTCAACGACATCGACGACCAGCCTGACCTGACGGTGCCGAAGGGCGACCACGACGAGGAGCAGGTCCTCGTCTCCGGCAGCCACGGCATCGCGTACGCGGCCATCGACGCCGGGTGTCGGTTCATCTCCGGGTACCCGATGACGCCGTGGACGGACGTCTTCACCATCATGACGAACCTCCTGCCGGACATGGGCGGCATCTCCGAGCAGGTCGAGGACGAAATCGCGGCGGCGGCGCTCGCGGTCGGCGCGAGCCACTCCGGCGTAAAGTCGATGTCCGGGTCGTCCGGCGGCGGCTTCGCGCTGATGAGCGAGCCGCTCGGTCTCGCGGAGATGACCGAGACGCCGCTGGTCCTGCTCGAAGCGATGCGCGCGGGTCCCTCGACGGGGATGCCGACGAAGCCCGAGCAGGCCGACCTCGAACACATCCTGTACACGTCTCAGGGTGACAGCCACCGCGTCGCCTTCGGTCCCAGCGACCCGAAGGAGTGCTACGAGCAGACGCGGACCGCGTTCGAGCTCGCCTACGACTACCAGATTCCGGCCATCGTGGTCTACGACCAGAAGCTCTCCGGCGAGTACCGGAACGTGGACGCGTCGTTCTTCGACCGCGACCCGAAGCCGGACCTCGGGAGCACGCTCACCGAGGACGAGATTGCGGAGGCGGCCCACGACGAGACCGGGAAGTTCGAGCGCTTCCGGACGGACGGCGTCGAGGACGGCGTCAGCCCGCGCTCGATTCCCGGCCAGTCGGGCGGCCGGTATCTGGCGTCCGGCAACGAGCACTGGCCGACCGGCCACATCGCAGAAGACCCCGACAACCGCGTCGCGCAGGTCGAACGCCGGCTTCAGAAGCTCGACGCCATCCGCGACGACCTCGACGACCGCGACCAGCAGGTCGTCTACGGCGACGAGGACGCGGACTTCGGGCTCATCGTCTGGGGCAGCCAGCAGGGCACCGTCGAGGAAGCCGTCGCACGCATGAACGACGACGGGAACGCGGTGAAGGCGCTGGGCGTCAGCGACCTCGCGCCGTTCCCGGTCGAGCGCGTGCGGGAGTTCGTCGACAGCGTCGACGAAGCCATCGTCGTGGAGATGTCCTCGACGAAGCAGTTCCGCGGCCTCATCCAGAAGGAGGTCGGGGACTTCGGCGGCAAGCTCTCCAGCCTCCTGAAGTACAACGGCAACCCGTTCGAGCCCGCCGAAATCGTCGAAGCGGTCGAGCTCGAACAGGACGGCGGCGGGGAACCGACCGCTCAGACTACCCTCGAACCTGCGACAGGTGACTAA